In Babylonia areolata isolate BAREFJ2019XMU chromosome 10, ASM4173473v1, whole genome shotgun sequence, the following proteins share a genomic window:
- the LOC143286733 gene encoding uncharacterized protein LOC143286733: protein MTKIMSFALCILLHLTSQVHAAEDASMPEKTQTQQVAADASSQDVSRDKRAVDMRRLARGIQMLRLGKRASSPEEDLYLQDLLSTLGGQYYDEDYPVPAFEEDPLHARYQRSTDPSQEMLPSEEDSDFGTWQWVDDGENDQMSADKRPMSMLRLGKRPMSMLRLGKRPVNMLRLGKRPMSMLRLGKRPVSMLRLGKRPMSMLRLGKRPMSMLRLGKRPVHMLRLGKREAVSDSL, encoded by the coding sequence TCCACGCGGCGGAGGACGCCTCCATGCCGGAGAAGACCCAGACCCAGCAGGTCGCAGCCGACGCCAGCTCCCAGGATGTGTCCCGGGACAAGCGAGCCGTGGACATGCGGCGCCTGGCCAGGGGGATCCAGATGCTCCGCCTAGGCAAGAGGGCCTCCTCCCCTGAAGAGGACCTCTACCTGCAGGACCTGCTCTCGACCCTTGGCGGGCAGTACTACGACGAGGACTACCCTGTGCCGGCCTTCGAGGAAGACCCTCTGCACGCCCGCTACCAGCGATCCACAGACCCTTCCCAGGAGATGTTGCCTAGCGAGGAGGACAGCGACTTTGGCACGTGGCAATGGGTGGACGACGGTGAGAATGATCAGATGAGCGCTGACAAGCGGCCTATGAGCATGCTTCGCCTGGGAAAGCGTCCCATGAGTATGCTCCGCTTGGGGAAACGTCCCGTTAATATGCTCCGCTTGGGGAAGCGACCAATGAGCATGCTCCGTTTGGGAAAGCGACCAGTGAGCATGCTCCGTTTGGGAAAGCGACCAATGAGCATGCTCCGTTTGGGAAAGCGACCAATGAGCATGCTCCGTTTGGGGAAACGGCCCGTGCATATGCTTCGTCTCGGAAAGCGCGAGGCTGTGAGTGATTCGCTTTGA